Genomic window (Lycium barbarum isolate Lr01 chromosome 2, ASM1917538v2, whole genome shotgun sequence):
AGGTAGTTCTATGGTAAGTCACCATGCCATTGGCGAATTCTCATTGCCTGTCAATTCCATTGCTTACTAGCGGTATATTGGGATGTTTCAAACAGTGTTAATATagctgaagtaccatatcttccTTTCCATACTGTTTTCTGGGCAATATAAGAAAGTTTATTTGACTATCGGTTTACTGTCTTAAGATTTAAGAAACAAAAAGGTTTCGTAGTGGCGAtactggtaaaaaaaaaaaaaaaaaaaaaaactgtagtgATGTTATAGTTGTCTCAAAAACCTCCTAATGTTTGAGGCCTACTTGGTATGTATTAAATCTAAAATCTCTAATAGGCGGTATGGTTTATCTACATTTTCCTGGGTTTTGTCTAATTAGAGGCGTGTATTGTCCTTTCTTTTGGGATTAGTTAAGCAGCATGTATCATGTAATTACATTTCTAACTATTAGTTAAGCAGCATGTAGAAATGAATCTTTTTCTTTCTAAAAATTATTACTCACTCCATCCCAATATATGTGGTGGTGTTTGACTGGGCgcaaagtttaagaaaaaaggaaagacttttgaaacttgtggtataAAACAAGCTATAGATATTTGTGTGTCAATGAATcaatttcattaagggtaaagtgAGAAGTTTAAGttaatttttttctaaataaGGAAGTATGATGTTCTTTCTCAAAAGGGAAAAAAGGAAGTATGACATCCTTCCTTTTTGtgatagactaaaaaggaaatatgcTACATGAATTGGGAGGAAGAGAGTAGTTACTTATGGAAAATCCGGTCAGATATGTAAAAGCGATCATCTCATATCAGTTTTAGCTGATTACACCTATGGCCATCAGGAATCTGATTAGTTTTTTAGCCGTCCTTTCAACATTTCAGCATTTTCTTATAACTACTATGGATTTAAGCGACTAAGCACTGGTCAGGCTAAGAAGAATGATAAATTCTGGATAAAACAGCTAAATAAACAAAACCAGACAGACCTTTAAAGTTCCATTTTCTCAGAAAACTTTCCAAAAACTTGGTGTTCCGGTGGAACAGTCGAAGCGGATAATTATGGGTGACTCACTTCCCAGGAAAATGAGCTGTATGGAATAGGGAGTGGTTGGTGCAGTTGCTATCTTTTTCCTTTAATTTgtcctctttttttctttcttttgggggACTATTTTTAGGGGAGGGTGAATGAAGGCGTAGGATTACAACTTGTAATCTTTTATCTGTTAGCTTAATCTCGTCTAATGATGCCTGTCTTAGTTATATTGACCTCGTGACTGGGTTGTAAATTTTAGAGGAGCATCCATGCAATTATTGTGATTACTTCAAGTAGCATCTGTTCTCGTATTCGAGTGACATAACAGTATCTTGAAAACTTTGCCTTATCTGCCTGTTCATGTTTATCTTGTACTATACTAATCAAATAAGGCAACAGGTGGTGATGGCCATGAGAACCAAAGGCGGTGAGCATGCTGTATTTCAAGCCCTTAATCGTGCCCAGGAGCTGTACAGAAACAAAGTACAGGCAAGTGTGGCTGCAGATGAGCTGGCTTCTTTGTTCGCTGAGTGTGCCATTGCTGAGGCCATCCCTACCATATCTCAACCTTCTGAACATAGTACGGTGGATAAACCAATTGAAGTAGATGAGCATGGTACTTCAATACTATCTGAAACTGGCAGGAAACAGATAATGCTTGATGCATTCTCTGATGGAAGCAGCTTTGTCTGCTTACAATGTGGGGGTCTGGTTAGCTCCCATCGCAAAGATGAGCACTACTCATTCTGGTGTTGCAAAAACTGACTTAGCTTGCGACTTGAATGGAACATTCCTCGCTAAGTTATTGGACATGGTGCTGCATTTTTAATGTCACTACTCATCATGAAATGCATCATAGCTGATGGTTTCCTGTATACATAACACTTGCTCTTGGCTCGAGACCTACTTTCTTACTAGGCATGTTACTATAAGCATTACATGGCTGATTTGGTGGCTGAAGTAATGAGTGCCTCAGGTCGCACCAAAAGTTGTGGTTATAGATATTGACAATAGAAAATGTATTTGGTTCTATGAGTGTGTTGTGCACTTTGTGCTGCTTAAGATGTTATCAAATAATTGAAGCATGTCCCTATAGCGAGCTTTGTAAATTATGGTTTGCCTCTGAGAATTAGCATCATAAATACTACTTCTACCAATTGCTTATGAAGTTGGCTATAAACGGTTCCAATAGCATGACGACTGACTCCCAAAACATATTGCGAAAAGAGAAGCAAAATCAAAACTCTCACGCGTGCATACAAACCTGTAGAACTTCTCTCGTGCATGCCAAAACTATCAAATTTGCCTTGTTCTCATTTCTGTCCAACCGAAAGCATATGTACTCCGAAGTATGATTTTGATTCTTAATAATTACTCTCTAATTCGTTGAAAGGAAGTGAAAATCCTTATTTAAGCCTCTTTTGCATCCTTAGGTTTAGAGGTGTGCTTTGGGGTTGGGAAATTTAGTGTCCAACTCAGTTCAGAATTGAACATGTATATCAAGTTCGTTTTGCTAGCTTGGCCCCAGTAAACAAACATTATCTGCAGCTGGAATAATctagggaaaagggcctgatttacccctctactttaaaaaaaggttcatatttacccctcgttatactatcaggccatttatacccctaccgttacaatagttgaaatatttgcccctatttttaacagaggggtaaatatgaaccttttccaaagtagaggggtaaatcaggccctaaaaaataaaacaccctaaagtttccaaacaaaacttacttcgggtaccttttcaacccctaaaatgacgattcgaacgtctacgaatccttgatgtattgagcctacattattgtacgcagaaaaaaatatcaggttctatataaaatattgacgtttcggagtcttgacacaccactaatcattggtcaaagtatgaaaaaaaaaactaaattttttcaatcaaaacttacttcgggtaccttttcaacccctaaaatgaagatccgaacgtctacgaatccttgatgtattgagcctacattattgtacgcagaaaaaaatatcaggttctatataaaatattgacgtttcggagtcttgacacaccactaatcattggtcaaagtatgaataaaaaacaaaaattggccaactttattttttgcaacacttagtgttattttccatactttgactaataattagtcgtgtgtcaaggctccgaaacgtcaatattttatatagaacctgatatttttttctgcgtacaataatgtaggctcaatacatcaaggattcgtagacgttcggatcgtcattttaggggttgaaaaggtacccgaagtaagttttggttgaaaaattttagtttgttttttcatactttgaccaatgattagtggtgtgtcaagactccgaaacgtcaatattttatatagaacctgatatttttttctgcgtacaataatgtaggctcaatacatcaaggattcgtagacgttcggatcgtcattttaagggttgaaaaggtacccgaagtaagttttgtttggaaactttagggtgttttattttttagggcctgatttacccctctactttgaaaaaggttcatatttacccctctgttaaaaataggggcaaatatttcaactattataacggtaggggtataaataATCTGATAGTATAACGAgaggtaaatatgaaccttttttttaaagtagaggggtaaatcaggcccttttcccaatAATCTATATAGGTGGACTGAAATTTTGTCTCCTATAAAGTGTTCTTGACAAGTCGTACATAGTGTAAACATTATTACCCCACACAACGAAGATAACGAAAAGAAAAAGGATCAAAGAGATAGTAGAAAATGCTGCATctttcattactttaaacaatATCAATGTTGTGCTTACACTCAATGTACATTACACAAATTTATCAAGAATggcacaaacaaaaaaaaaacacaaacaaaAGGATCTTTTGACATGCTTCTGTGACCAGACGGAAGAATTCCTTCAAGTTGAATGTTATTTGCCAAATGTATACACAAATCTCGACCTTGTCCTATAATCAATCTACTAGTGTCTTCATCGTCCATCTTCTAAGTATTGTTCTGCGATTATTCAGGCAATCCTATGTAGCTTCAACATATTCACAAGATGCTGCTGAAGAATAACCACAGTTCTAAAATTCAAAGATCTAACAACTCCCAACTAAAATCCACTCCTTTAAGAACACCTAAAACCAAAATCCCCTCCACGGCTACAACACTTGAACTGCATCTTGCACATATAATACCTGTATTGCAGATAGCATTAACCCTTGAAAAATAAATGAGTCAATTAAACAGGAAGACCCTATTTGTGTCGCAATGTTAGTGCAGAAGTGTTGCCAAGCGACAGACTCCTACTGTAAAATATTCCTTGATAAACTGCTTTTGTCCATAACGAGGACGACATGAATTCATTATCACAATATCAATTATGTTAAACCAGTCAAACAAGTTTCATTATCAATTTCATGGAAGCAAAGCTAGTTGAAATGAAGAAGTGAAAAAATTACTGTACAGTTAAGAAAATAGAACTTACCAGTACTTATTTCCAGTTTCTTCCTGTACCATGTGTAAGGGCTCAAAAGAGATCAGAATAGAATATACAGTTGGGCACCAATAAGCTAGCGACCATTTCTGCACATAATATCTGGCAGAGCCTGGGTACGAGGTCGTGACCTCATAATTGTTTCATCACTATGTCTAATCAACTCAGAGAGTTTCCAAGGTTTTTGCCACTTCCATTTGAACTGTAATAGCCACTGATGATGACTTCTTTTCCACCTCCACAGCTTCCCACCTTGTCCTGCCACTGTTAATTTCTTCATCGACAATTGGCCTAGTGGCACCATCTGCACCATCAGAGCTTATTAGCAGCCATTTTTGTTAATAATGCTAACTGCAAATGTCAAACAgtcaaagaagaaaaagaaaaatattaaaaCGACCTTGTGTGTTTGATCTACAAAAGCTGCTGCTTCTCTGACTGATGCATTAGCAATGCCAGCTGAATATTTGAGCTGTTTTTGTGCTGGTACAGGGATTGGAGACGGCGGACCACTTATTTCGTCAGCAAAGTGCTTGGTATTAGCCTGTTTCTCATTgcaacatcatcaatataaggcACCACCAAAAAAGTAAGAGCACTAACAAGAAAACGAATATCAGAATAAATCCATTTGATCTTGTCAACAGATGTATCAACTCAAGTGATAGATCAACAGTATGCATAAACATGATGCACTTAAAGTAGGAAAGTCAATAACCCGATAGCATACAGAAAGTCTCAATCAGCCATGTCATTCAAACTCACAATACATTATTTAAAAGCTGTGCATGTTTCCCTTAAATAAGATCTAAAATATTCAGATACGTGATTTGGAACTAAAGAAAATACAAGCAAGTAAAATGTTACCGAAGCTGGCGAAGCCAATGCAACTGAAACAGCTTGCTTCAACTCCTTTTCAACTTCCTTTCTCCTAATTTCGCTCTGTCGCAATAGACCAATGAGTTCTTTCATCTGCTCTTTCATTTCCTTGGTCTCAATCTCCTTCTCCCAAAGTTGGCATCTGGATGACATAATTAGAGTTAAGGCAAAGAAAATCCCGCAGGCTGCCGCAAAAATAGAACGAAAATGAGAATTTGCTTCTACAAATTTGCTTCTTAGTTAATAGCTAGACATTATGTCAAAAATCTTCTATCATTCTTATGAACTGTGAGGTGGAGACAATTATCGCAAGTGGCTTATGAGGTTGTCGTCAGTTGGAGTATTGCATACACTCATTCCTAAGGAAATCTTTCAAGTTAATCTTCTGCCTTCCTTatttttgttttatctttttcTCGTTTGTGGAACATTGACTGGAATGATGTGGAATTTTATACCCGTATAAACATATGGGGACCAGACGTACTTTCGAAGGTAATGACAAGACTGTTGACCTTTTCAGAACCCACGTTTATAACTATTAGACGTTCCTA
Coding sequences:
- the LOC132627832 gene encoding uncharacterized protein LOC132627832, with product MDSTDADMMEEESTAAPPPTPPPLMHSTTDQDGVVGGMLTMARQLIHQGKPSQALQAVVMAMRTKGGEHAVFQALNRAQELYRNKVQASVAADELASLFAECAIAEAIPTISQPSEHSTVDKPIEVDEHGTSILSETGRKQIMLDAFSDGSSFVCLQCGGLVSSHRKDEHYSFWCCKN